The Christensenella timonensis DNA segment CATATTGCAGCAGCGAACCCGCTGTATGTCTCCGAAGAAGAGGTGGATCCGGCAGTACTGGAAAAGGAAAAGGAAATCCTGACGGCACAGGCTCTCAATGAAGGGAAGCCTGCCAATGTCGTTGAAAAAATGGTAGAAGGCAGGATCAAGAAATACAAGAAAGAGATTTGCCTTTTGGACCAGCCTTTTGTAAAGGATCCGGACAAGACGATCCAAGACCTTTTGAACGAGCAGGTTGCAACGATTGGGGAAAAGATTTCCATCCGTCGTTTTGCAAGATACGAGATGGGCGAAGGCTTGGAAAAGCGGCAGGATGATTTCCAGAAGGAAGTTATGGAGCAAGCGGGTCTTTAAGACTTTAAAAAAGAGAACACATTCGTGTTCTCTTTTTTTTAGCAAAATATAGCGAGGAGAAAAGCATGGAACCGAAATATAAAAGAGTAATCATGAAAATCAGCGGCGAGGCGCTGTGTTCTGAGAAAAACCATCCCCTTGATTTTGATATCGTGGCGAATGTGGCGGATCAGATCATTGCAATCGCGGAACAGGGAGTAGAGGTCGGCATTATTGTAGGCGGCGGGAATATCTGGCGCGGCGCACGGGTGGGCGCGCATATGGATCGGACGACCGCGGATTATATGGGCATGCTGGCAACGGTTATCAATGCGCTCGCTATGCAGGACGCCCTGGAGGAAAAAGGACTGCAGACGCGCGTACAGACGGCGATCGAGATGCGCCAGATCGCGGAACCTTATATCCGCAGAAAGGCAATGAAGCATCTGGAAAAAGGGCGTGTCGTCATCTTTGCCTGCGGCACGGGCAACCCTTATTTTTCAACAGATACTGCTGCGGCGCTGCGCGCGGCTGAAATGGAAGTGGATCTTATCATGCTGGCGAAGAACGTGGATGCGGTGTATGACAGCGATCCGAAGACGAACCCGGATGCCAAACGTTTTGAGTATATCTCCTATATGGATGTGATCAACAAAGGCCTCGCGGTTATGGACAACACGGCGATCACGCTTTGCATGGATAACCATATCCCGATCATCGTCTTTGGGGTCAATGAGAAAGACAGTATACAGCGCGTGGTCAGCGGGGAACAAATCGGTACGACGATCAAGTAGACCCGCCGGTAAGAATCAAGGGAATGGGCATTGTGTTTTATGGCTTTTTGCGATACAATATAATGTAGAAAATGAAGACCATTTTTATGCAATCTGAGAATGATGAAAGGAATGGATTTTGATATGCAAGTGGAACATGAGGCACTGAAAACAGCGGAAGAAAAGATGGAGAAGACGCTTAACGTCTTGAAAAAAGAATTGGTGAGTATCCGTGCGGGGAGGGCGAATGCACAGCTCCTTGACGGCATTATGGTAGATTATTATGGTACGCCCACGCCCATCAGCCAGGTGGGGAACATTTCGGCGCCGGAACCGAGATTACTCGTGATCTCGCTTTGGGACACCAATATTTTGCATGAAGTGGAAAAGGCGATACAAGCTTCCGACCTTGGCATCAACCCAGCCAACGACGGCAAGGTGATCCGGCTTGCTTTCCCGGAAGTCACTGGGGAAAAGCGTCAAGAGCTGGTAAAGCTGGCAAAGAAAAAAGCGGAAGAATCAAAGATCGCGATCCGTGCGATCCGCCGGGACGCCAACGAAGTATTTAAAAAGGAAAAAAAGACGAGTACGCTGACCGAAGACGATTATGATATCCTTGAAAAGGAGATACAGGAGCTGACGGATAAAAAGGTCAAGAAAGTCGAAGAAATACTGCAGTCGAAGGAAAAGGAAATCCTCGAAATATGATGCAGCTTCTGGGACTGCCTCTTGATCAAGTTTCTAAGATGCTGGAAAGGGAAGCGATTCCCTACAGGGTCGTCTATTATCGGTCGTATAAGCCATATGAAGACGCCGACTCTGTTCGCGTGATACGCGCGCGGGAAACGGATGGCGTATATGAGCTTGTCGTCGGTGAATTTAAAACAGGAATTGATGAGGAATCCCAGAGCTGACCGGCTTTGGGATTTCATTTTTTAAGCGGTATGGAGGGAATGGGATTTGGGCCTTTTTTCAAAAAAGAGAAAAGCAGAATTAAAAGCTTTGGACATGAGCAGCTTGCCCGTGCACGTTGCGATCATCATGGACGGCAACGGGCGGTGGGCAAAAAAGCGTATGATGCCGCGTGTCGCAGGTCACAGGGCGGGGATGGGCAAGGTAAAGACTATCATTCGCATGAGCAGCGACATTGGCATCCGTTATTTGACGCTTTACGCGTTTTCGACGGAAAACTGGAAACGCCCCAAAGAAGAGGTCGGGGCGCTGATGGGATTGTTAATAGAATATTTACAGAAAGAACTTGACGAGATGCATGAGAAAAATGTAATATTCAATACCATAGGGGATATTACAAAACTTCCCAAAGAAGTGATCGCCGTGTTGGAAAACGCGAAGGAAAAGACAAAAAACAACACGGGGATGACGCTGAATATCGCGCTGAATTACGGTTCGCGTGCAGAGATCGCGGAGGCAGTGAGGAAGATTGCCGGGGAAGTGAAGGATGGTGGGCTCGCAGTAGAAGATATCGATATGCAGACGATTTCGGATCACCTGGAAACTGCCGGGCAGCCGGATCCGGATTTTATGATCCGTACCAGCGGCGAAGAGCGCCTTTCCAACTATCTCCTGTATCAGCTGGCGTATGCCGAGTTTTATTTTACGCCCGTTTATTGGCCGGACTTCGATGAGCGGGAATATGAAAATGCCTTGGTCGAATATCAGGGCCGGCAAAGAAGATACGGCGGACTGAAGGGGTAGGGTATGTTAAAAAGGATACTGGTCGCGATACCGATCGTTATTATCGTTGCGCTGGCACTGTTTGTACAGAGCTGGGTATTGGCCGTCTTTGCGGTCGTCCTCGGATGCATGAGCCAGTTTGAAATCGTGCGTGCAATGGATGGAAACGGTAAGCCGGTCGTAAAAACGGTAAGCTTCCTGTTTGCAGGGATATTGGCAGCTTTATTTTTGGTCGATTTCGGGAACAGACAGGCATGGGGCCCATTTACAGCGTCGTACTTTACGCCGACAACTGTGCTGGTTTTGTTTGTGGCATTGACGATGACCACTTTTATTGCGGCCATGTTTTCAAAACGCCATACGGCGGAAAGTGTTGGAAACACAGTGCTGACACTCGTTTACCCGCAGATGCTCCTGGCCTTATTCTATGCTTTGATCCTGACCTTTGCATACCCGCATTATGTGCACGATTGGTTTGATGTTTTCCATCATTACGACGAGCCGTATACTGGACAGCTGGTTATGCTGCTTATGGTATTCCTTCCCGCGATGTTCTCCGATACGTTTGCCTATTTCTTTGGGATGGCGTTCGGAAAGCGTAAGCTATGCCCGCAGATCAGTCCTAAAAAAACGGTAGCGGGATGCGTGGCGGGAATTATCGGCGGCGTTGTGGCGGCTCTGCTGATCTGGCTGGTATTTGACAATATGATCTATCTGAGCGGGCATTATATTGTTATGGGGCCGCTTGTGAATTACCTGGCTGCGGGAGGGATCCTGGCAGCGATCTCGCAATTTGGGGATTTATCCGCATCGTTTTTGAAACGGGCGCTGGGCATCAAGGATTTTGGAAAGCTGCTGCCGGGACATGGCGGTGTGATGGACAGGATAGACAGTGTTATATTCTGCATTCCCGTGGTTTTTATTTTGTCGATGACGGCTATAATCTGACAGGAGAAAATATTTGAAAAAAGTTACGATACTGGGAGTAACGGGATCGGTCGGACGGCAGACGCTGGATGTGGCGCTCGCGTATCCTGAAGAAATAGAAATCGTATGTATGTCAGCCCATACGCATGCGGAGGAGTTGGCAGAGCTTGCAAACCGGGCCCGCCCGGAATATGTGGCGCTGACGGGGCTGCAAGACGTTGCTAAGCTGAAGTCTTTGCTTACATATGAAGCAAAAATCATCAGTGGGAAAGAT contains these protein-coding regions:
- the tsf gene encoding translation elongation factor Ts; this encodes MVSASDVKTLRERSGAGMMDCKNALSEANGDIEKASEILREKGLAAAVKKAGRIAAEGIVGSYIHMGGKIGVLVEVNCETDFVAKTDQFHDLVKDIAMHIAAANPLYVSEEEVDPAVLEKEKEILTAQALNEGKPANVVEKMVEGRIKKYKKEICLLDQPFVKDPDKTIQDLLNEQVATIGEKISIRRFARYEMGEGLEKRQDDFQKEVMEQAGL
- the pyrH gene encoding UMP kinase — translated: MEPKYKRVIMKISGEALCSEKNHPLDFDIVANVADQIIAIAEQGVEVGIIVGGGNIWRGARVGAHMDRTTADYMGMLATVINALAMQDALEEKGLQTRVQTAIEMRQIAEPYIRRKAMKHLEKGRVVIFACGTGNPYFSTDTAAALRAAEMEVDLIMLAKNVDAVYDSDPKTNPDAKRFEYISYMDVINKGLAVMDNTAITLCMDNHIPIIVFGVNEKDSIQRVVSGEQIGTTIK
- the frr gene encoding ribosome recycling factor, with protein sequence MQVEHEALKTAEEKMEKTLNVLKKELVSIRAGRANAQLLDGIMVDYYGTPTPISQVGNISAPEPRLLVISLWDTNILHEVEKAIQASDLGINPANDGKVIRLAFPEVTGEKRQELVKLAKKKAEESKIAIRAIRRDANEVFKKEKKTSTLTEDDYDILEKEIQELTDKKVKKVEEILQSKEKEILEI
- a CDS encoding isoprenyl transferase, whose amino-acid sequence is MGLFSKKRKAELKALDMSSLPVHVAIIMDGNGRWAKKRMMPRVAGHRAGMGKVKTIIRMSSDIGIRYLTLYAFSTENWKRPKEEVGALMGLLIEYLQKELDEMHEKNVIFNTIGDITKLPKEVIAVLENAKEKTKNNTGMTLNIALNYGSRAEIAEAVRKIAGEVKDGGLAVEDIDMQTISDHLETAGQPDPDFMIRTSGEERLSNYLLYQLAYAEFYFTPVYWPDFDEREYENALVEYQGRQRRYGGLKG
- a CDS encoding phosphatidate cytidylyltransferase, with the protein product MLKRILVAIPIVIIVALALFVQSWVLAVFAVVLGCMSQFEIVRAMDGNGKPVVKTVSFLFAGILAALFLVDFGNRQAWGPFTASYFTPTTVLVLFVALTMTTFIAAMFSKRHTAESVGNTVLTLVYPQMLLALFYALILTFAYPHYVHDWFDVFHHYDEPYTGQLVMLLMVFLPAMFSDTFAYFFGMAFGKRKLCPQISPKKTVAGCVAGIIGGVVAALLIWLVFDNMIYLSGHYIVMGPLVNYLAAGGILAAISQFGDLSASFLKRALGIKDFGKLLPGHGGVMDRIDSVIFCIPVVFILSMTAII